The region GTGCGGCGAGCGCGTCGCGGCCCACGAAGTCCTTGTCCAGCGCGACGATCCGGCGCAGGCCTGCGGCGAACGGGTCCGTCGCGGTGGTGAGCTCGTGACCGTAGAGGGCCATCCCGGCCTCGAGGCGCAGCGTGTCCCGGCAGGCGAGCCCGGCGGGCACGAGGCCGTGCGGCGCACCCGCCTCCAGCAGCGCGCGCCAGAGGGCGGGCGCCGACGCGTTCGGCACGTAGAGCTCGAAGCCGTCCTCGCCGGTGTAGCCGGTGCGCGCGAGCAGGACGTCGATCCCGGCGATCGTCGCGGGCTCGGCCGCGTAGTACTTCACGGTGTCGACGACCTCGGCGGCGGCGGGGTCGGCGAGCGCGCGCAGGATCTCCGGCGACGCCGGTCCCTGCACCGCGATCAGCGCCGTCTCCGCGGACCGGTCGACGACCGCGACGTCGAAGCCCCGGGCGCGGCGGATCAGCTCGGCCGCGTCCTGCGCGGCGTTGGCGGCGTTGACGACCACGAGGAAGTGCTCCTCGCCCAGCCGGTAGACGACGAGGTCGTCGAGCACGCCGCCGTC is a window of Pseudonocardia sp. T1-2H DNA encoding:
- the gcvT gene encoding glycine cleavage system aminomethyltransferase GcvT, coding for MPPVETPLAAEHAALGASFTDFAGWRMPVRYSSDLAEHHAVRKAAGLFDLSHMGEVEFTGPQAAAALDHALAGALSKVKVGRAKYSLLCAPDGGVLDDLVVYRLGEEHFLVVVNAANAAQDAAELIRRARGFDVAVVDRSAETALIAVQGPASPEILRALADPAAAEVVDTVKYYAAEPATIAGIDVLLARTGYTGEDGFELYVPNASAPALWRALLEAGAPHGLVPAGLACRDTLRLEAGMALYGHELTTATDPFAAGLRRIVALDKDFVGRDALAALAAKEPARTLVGLTGTGRRAGRAGSAVLGPDGSAVGEVTSGVLSPTLGVPIALAYVDAALTEPGTELAVDVRGRSQPYTVAPLPFYRR